The Quercus lobata isolate SW786 chromosome 4, ValleyOak3.0 Primary Assembly, whole genome shotgun sequence genome segment GTGCAATCAGGCATATGAACAGTACTTTCAAGcatgaacaataatttttattatttttttattgttttcggttttcaattttcagcaaaataagcgatatccaaattCACACTAAGCGTAACATATCATCTAGCTATTAGATTGAGGATTGTTCTTGGATTTCACTTGTAAGAAGATATATTTAAGCTTTGGGCTATGGGTGTTGTTTTTATGGgtagaatttgagtttatattttCAAAGATTTTATCCATTTATGGGTTTCACTCATAAGAAGATAAATATTTAAGCTTTGGGTTATGGGCCCAAATTATAGGATTATTGTACCTAATTTTTTAGGTTGTTAACCTAatcattagtttttttattttattttattattattttcaattttttgagttattttttcaAGGAATGAGAGAATTGGAGTACgtccaaagagaaaaaaaatttagctccaaaTTCATTAAGAACTATCTGATATAATCTACTACGTGGCAATTTATAAATGATGTCTTTATTGTTATATAGTGAGTTGGAGGAAGATTGCTCCAAACCTGGAGCTAAACTCTTTTCTTTAACCAAACAATTATATATCTTTGGATGTACTCCAATTCtcttagttttaaatttataattattaggttataattttcttataaattggacttataattttctttttcttttttaaatttataattattaggttataattttcttataaattggACTTATAATTAGGATTTCATACCTAATTTTCTTGTTAACCTATCTTTGGGCACTAATTATTAGGTTAACAAGCTAAAAAATTAGGTACACGCATATTCCTATAAATTGGACTTATAGCCTAAAGCTTATCTTCTTATTTGTGAAAAACAcatttgtaaggacacgattcttttgtggcccaataatgatgttgggctcgcacgtgaaagatccctcacaatgtgatttgtagagagtgggcttgaaaagatGGCCGTTGGGCACGGGGCGATATTCCGGTCTTGATTCCGGAGGAATTCATATAGAAagatgagttgggtttgaacatttaagccctatagcGTCGCCTCCcatggggttggactcctcggacttgatccgaggagcATTAAGGTCCTACTCCGGTTCCCcaacggtgggttttttttCCGATCTGCATGAGTTGTTCCGGTCTTTCTGCCCCTGTCGTCTCTTTTCTGGAGGTAGGAGGGGAGAGTCCCcctagatttacttactttcttcttttatactcgtctgcgttcactgtccttcgtccacgtgtagggtcaacatttacaagactgatatttgtcccatcagtcccatcccagaattgttggggatgattgataaggcTGAAGAATACAGCTCTGCTAGGTgtagagtcttatctgggaagggtcataagggtaactttcctaagatattttaggtctcttttcaagtttagtccaataccagttttacccctttattccggtgggattttggatctgccgaggactgaactgtcctcggctgtattccaaaacagtCTTGTACTCtatgttatcgggcttgggccatagctctcctcggcttgggccttcggactcttcacgagcaaatgggcctggcccagagattattgggccccacaacatTAGTATGAAATCCTTTACAAacataaactcaaattctctcacagaaaaaacaATATCCATAGCCTAAAGCCtaaatatatattcttattaGTGAAATTTCATAAGTAAGAAGccttctaaaatttaaaagacaCTGATTATTGCACACTCGTTAGTGTACATCATTCATACACATCACTCATTTCATGTGTTAAATGTGAACATTCTTAAAAAATGTGAACACATTGTATTATATTTATGAACATTtctgtatataaatataaattaacgTGGGTGTAAGAATATTTGCCCAGTTCAAAACTCAAACTTCATAAGACCTCTGCACAGATACAGCATACCTAATTGGTACCTACAATATTAAGTGAACCAATACGTTATTGAACCAAGTTAAGGTAGAAACAATgttgagagagacagagactgAGAAGCAAAATGGTCATGGTCCACATTAAAGAGTTATTGGTAGAGAGGCTTAGCCAGGCCCAACTGTTTATTTTGCTAACAACGCGCTTATTCGTACCATGGTTGGGCCAGTGGATCCAACATATGATGTTTTGCCTCATAGATTTATGGTGGATGGGTCTTAATAGAATATATTGGGCTTGAAACTAGAGCTTTGGTACTGCTGTATAGCTAGTGGGACAATTGGTGGTGCACCGATCTTAATTTTTGGCTCATGCACTCGAGCTACAGAAGAGAAATAGTATTTGTTGGGTTTGGACTGGGCCTATAGccaaaaatttaattgtatcTTTTGTTAACCGAAGCCCATAAGTTTGAGGCTTACTGATTCATTACGTTTAGTAGCCCATTCAAGGTAGAAGAAACGTTGGGATAGTATGGTTGCATCAATCATTTTACAatcaaaaataacaattaatttttttatttaaaaatgacttgaaacttttttgtaataataaaattttagttggagtagaGTTTCAAATTCTTAAAACTAAGTAGTAGATTTTTATGTGGAATATATTATTGGtagttaatttaaatttattgaaatttagaTAATAGAGTTTAGGTAAAGTAAACTATTGGCAATTGAGTTTAACCTAAGTTAAACTATCTTAATAATACTCCTAAAAATTagtgatttttagaatttttgataGGTTCTCGATAGACTAGGATCGACCAATCacttaataattataaataaataaaagaacaagtaAATGAAGTTGAGAAAGGAAGTGATCCATAATATATGAGAAAGTGAATGAAAGGCTAAGGTGCATCCATCAAAACTCAGGATctcttaaaatttcaaactcaaaatcaattttgCATTGCAAGTTCATAGAAGCGAGGGAGGtgatttaaactttaaagttcCCATGATAGTTTTCCTTAGGaaatgtttttgcttttgcCAAATGGATACATATGGTTATagaaaatggaaaattaaaatGACTCCATCGATAGCAGAGCATGACCAGCTTTCTCCATTCTATTAAGCTAAAGAACCTAGGTCCATAGTTCAATCCAGTTCACTTCTGTAAAAATATATCTCGGTGAATAATTCGTGGTTTTTCAAGGATGATAGTGCAACCAATAAATTCCTAAAGATTTGGGAGTTTATATTGTCATGAGATCACCCTCTCACATCATATATATAGGGTGATCTACACATATGGGATCCACTCATCCACATATGCTGCAAGAGAAATACCTCATTAGATCAGTTCGTAATGTACTTTTTCATATGATGTAATTGACTTTCGGATGGAAGCTCAAATGTTGGAATTGGAATAATATCAATGTCATCCCATAGTTAACCAATCACATTTACAGTGAAGGTACATGATATTTCCAAAACAGTATAATTAATTTCTATAAGAAGTAAGAACCATACAACACAATGCAGATAATATTCTATaagaaagtatttcaaaaacaaatggaAGATAGAACCACAAATCCAATGCCTTTCTGTCTTTCTGAACCTTTAAACTTTTTGAAcctaatataaaattttgaccTGTATTCTTGTTCTTTCCATTTCCATTATCAATGTGATAGACAAATCCAAAGGAGTGCTGCAAATTTTGTCACATGGTTTGAAACTATTGAGTTCCCTTATGTCCCTAAATCTTTTAAGCACATATAAGGGTATATTGCCCTACTTGATTACTATCCAAACTGTGAAACTTTTGGTTGAACAGGACCCTTGTCATGATAATGATCAAGTAGAACTATATTGGTTTTTGGAGACGCTCTCCAAGAGAAAATAAGTCTTTTGTAATTTATTGCATCTGCAGGTTCATATATTCTTACACGGCCAGTTCTAGGAGTGACTAGAACTAGAGTCTCCAAGAATACTGCCTTCCCTAGGAGAAACCTCACCAACTCTAGTTCAtgcttttgaaacttgaaacctttcactttaatgaatttgaGGCCAGTGAAGAAGTGAGGGAAGTACTGAAGTAGTTGCTTCTGATGTAATTCCCAGTAAAACCCGcagtcaaaagaaaaatcattgagCTGCAGTAGTTTCAAGTATGATCAATAATAAGTAAAGTAAGACTAGCTAGCTAAGTGTAAGGCTATGTTGCTAAGAACAAAGTCGCAATTTGTACAATTGGTTGAGTTGAATATACTCACATCAAGAAACAGTTTCTCTAGGCTCGGGCAATTCTTGAGAAAAGAAGCAATATCAAAAAGATTGCAATAGCTTGTACCTTCCATGAATAACTGAAATTCCTTCAAATTCCATAATCTGAATTGCAAATCTCGAAAAGCTCCATCCCGAATTCTTGTTGTCAAGCCCTAAACCGTACAAAACCAACAAACAAACCTCAAAATTAAACCAAGAAATTACATTCATCAGGATTTGCTATATATTTCTATTTAATTCAataatactttttaatttttataggtAAATAGGGGGAGGGGGTATACGTTGGTGGGATTCAAGCCCTACTATCAAGCAGCATAAGAAGAgtgttgaaagttgaaaccactTGGGTGTCCCTCAAATAATACTTGTTAgattaaatgaaataaattcaCCATCTCCTAAAGGctaaaatttttgagaaaatcaataatttaatatgGTATTAGAATAAGAAGTTATGATTCAATCTCCTATCACCGCCTCACATTCCATTTAATCTTCCACGTGTTGAGCCTCCACTCACAAGCAATAAATTCACcgttttctaaaattttaaatttttggaacaATTCGTAATTTAACAATACTAACAAAAAGAAATGTACAACCATTAATGACAATAAATTCACCATCTTCTAAAAATTTAAGCTGGAATAATCAGTAATTTAACGATATTAACGGAAAGAATTTAACAACCTAAAtccattaaaataaatacatacCTCAAGAAATGCACTAGTTGTAGTCAGAACATTAGCATAAGAGAGATCAGATACCAAATTTTCCACTAGAGAGGCCTTTGCAAAACATCTAGAGGGAGAGAAATTAAGCAACACTTCATCCAAGTGCAAGACCTCAGCAAATTGAAATTTAACAACATTcccaatataataaattgaGCGTAGAGTCGGGGCATCGATTTCAATGCTCAAAATTTCAGTGCAATGTCTAACTTTCAAGACCTTAAACCTCTTAAGGCTCCTAGCACAAACCTTCAAATGTTGAATATTACAACACTGCCATAGGTCCACAGTCTCAAGGAGTAAACAATGGAAAAACAAGGTTTCCATCGTTTCAGTGTTGAGATCGACTTTCTTAAGGATGAGAGTGGTCAAGAAACTCAAACCTGTCAACTGTGGTGGAAGATCAACTTCACAGTAAACTAGTTTCAATGTTGTCAATGATTTGATGTCAAGAAACTGTGAAATCTTAAAAACATCTCTCCcttgaaaaaaatctaaatcaaGCTCTTCAATGCCTTTTTCAGCGCATATTTTGAGCCATCTCTCAATCATGTGTTCCTTAGCTGTGGGATCAAAACACAAACTTAGGCTTTGAATTCTCGAACCCACGTGAGAATTGAAAACATGGTTTACTATGTGAATATACTCCTCACGATCATGATGTCTAGCAAACTCTCTGTCAAACAGTATTTTACGATTGAAAAGCCAAGATTTCTTAAACCTTGGTGACAAAACTCCGATCTCCACCGCTTGTTTGATTGGCAAGAACGAGAAAATCCTATCAAGAATATCGTCAGGAAGGTTCCCTGAACGATTAGGATTTGAACTAACACCATCTATGTGACTAATAAGATTGTTTTGGTGCTGATTGTGAACCTTCTTGGTTCTCTTTTGTGGTGATTGTGAACCTGTTTGGTTCTCTCTTTTTGGTGCAGCCATTGAAAAATAACAAAGAGAGAGTAAAGTGCTGGTTTTTTCTGCCTTTTCTTTTATGCATCaaacaatgaaaaatatatgaagagaaaaaacaacaaaaaatttaattggtgtttgggaagttaatgattttttgaatttatattaactatttgtttatgtatttgGTGCTGTTAGAGAAAATTTAGCTTTGTGGCTGGTTTACCTTTTGTGGCATTCCTAGGAGGACTGAACCAGTGAGCTGATCAGTGAAGCGAGGCAACGACAAAGTAGTGACCTGTCAGTAACGTTTACTATGTTACCGGGTCAATGGATAGGTATTAAAAGCCAAGGTGTCTAAAACATGTGATATAATTGAAATCGGTGTCGTTTTGGGACCGGTAGTTTAATGCGTACATGGCAGTTTcggtgtgtttgtttggtagCTGATTTAGGAGTCATAAactaataaaacttaaaaacagTATGTTAGGTACACTCCTTCTcaattaaatcaaatatttggttgtattaattagtaaaacataaataaatttattgtttttaaaaattattaaatgcaatgcaattatgtacttgaatttaattagaaacCTAATAACATTCTATGTTTAAGGCCATgtacataagttttttttttttttttttttttacaagataaaatttctactctaacataatctaagtgtatatatgtgtgaattTCTAATACAAGATAATTTTATGCATTCTTAAATCTTgatgtttcaataataaatcgATAC includes the following:
- the LOC115988022 gene encoding putative FBD-associated F-box protein At1g61330 codes for the protein MAAPKRENQTGSQSPQKRTKKVHNQHQNNLISHIDGVSSNPNRSGNLPDDILDRIFSFLPIKQAVEIGVLSPRFKKSWLFNRKILFDREFARHHDREEYIHIVNHVFNSHVGSRIQSLSLCFDPTAKEHMIERWLKICAEKGIEELDLDFFQGRDVFKISQFLDIKSLTTLKLVYCEVDLPPQLTGLSFLTTLILKKVDLNTETMETLFFHCLLLETVDLWQCCNIQHLKVCARSLKRFKVLKVRHCTEILSIEIDAPTLRSIYYIGNVVKFQFAEVLHLDEVLLNFSPSRCFAKASLVENLVSDLSYANVLTTTSAFLEGLTTRIRDGAFRDLQFRLWNLKEFQLFMEGTSYCNLFDIASFLKNCPSLEKLFLDLNDFSFDCGFYWELHQKQLLQYFPHFFTGLKFIKVKGFKFQKHELELVRFLLGKAVFLETLVLVTPRTGRVRIYEPADAINYKRLIFSWRASPKTNIVLLDHYHDKGPVQPKVSQFG